One segment of Zonotrichia albicollis isolate bZonAlb1 chromosome 4, bZonAlb1.hap1, whole genome shotgun sequence DNA contains the following:
- the ZCRB1 gene encoding zinc finger CCHC-type and RNA-binding motif-containing protein 1 yields MSGGLAPSKSTVYVSNLPFALTNNDLYRIFSKYGKVVKVTIMKDKDTRKSKGVAFILFLDKESAQNCSRALNNKQLFGRVIKASIAIDNGRAAEFIRRRNYFDKSKCYECGEAGHLSYACPKNMLGEREPPKKKEKKKRKKIVEPEEVEEEEESEEEGEDPALDSLSQAIAFQQARIEEEQQRWTQTAGESSISDDSKRPRIKKSAYFSDEEELSD; encoded by the exons ATGAGTGGTGGGTTGGCACCAAGCAAAAGCACAGTGTATGTGTCCAATTTACCCTTTGCTTTGACTAACAATGATCTGTACAGG atattttcaAAGTATGGGAAAGTTGTCAA AGTTACCATTATGAAAGATAAAGACACCAGAAAGAGCAAAGGAGTtgcctttattttgtttttggaTAAAGAATCTGCACAAAACTGTTCTCGGGCACTTAATAACAAACAG TTGTTTGGAAGAGTAATAAAAGCAAGTATTGCCATTGATAATGGAAGAGCAGCAGAATTCATTCGCAGGCGTAACTACTTTGATAAATCTAAATGTTACGAATGTGGG GAAGCAGGACACTTAAGTTATGCTTGTCCTAAAAATATGCTAGGAGAGCGggaaccaccaaaaaaaaaagaaaagaagaagagaaagaaaatagtgGAGCCAGAAGAAGT tgaggaggaagaagagagtGAAGAGGAAGGTGAAGACCCTGCTCTAGATAGCCTCAGCCAAGCCATAGCTTTTCAG CAAGCCAGAATTGAGGAAGAGCAACAAAGATGGACACAGACTGCAGGGGAATCTTCCATTTCAGATGATTCAAAACGTCCACGGATTAAGAAAAGTGCTTATTTCAGTGATGAGGAAGAACTTAGTGACTGA